GCGCATCGGCGGTGCCCGCCAGGTCGCTGTGCTGGCCACCCCCACCCCCGCCACGGTGCTCGCCGTCACCGGCTGCCTGATCGCCGGCGTCCCGTTCGTGCCGGTGCCCGCCGACGTCGGGGTCGCCGAACGCGCGCACATTCTCACCGACTCCGGCGCCCAGGCCTGGCTGGGGGAGTTGCCCGCCGATCTCGGTGGCCTGCCGCATGTTCCGGTGCGGATGCACGCGCGGTCGTGGCATCGCTATGCCGAGCCGGCGCCGTCGAGCACCGCGATGGTCATGTACACCTCCGGCACCACCGGCCTGCCCAAAGGTGTGCTGATCAGCCGGCGCGCGATCGCGGCCCAGATCGACGCACTGGTCCAGGCCTGGCAGTGGACCCCCGATGACACCCTCGTACACGGGTTGCCGCTGTTCCATGTACACGGCCTGATCCTCGGACTGCTCGGGTCGCTGCGGGTGGGAAATCGCTTCGTGCACACCGGAAAACCCACCCCGGCCGGTTACGCCACCGCCGGCGGCAGCCTGTACTTCGGGGTGCCCACCGTGTGGTCGCGGGTGGTCGCCGACACCGGCGCGGCCACCGCGCTGGCTTCGGCCCGGCTGCTGGTGTCCGGAAGCGCTGCGCTCCCGGTGCCGGTGTTCACTCGGCTGACCGAACTGACCGGCCAGCCCCCCGTCGAGCGCTACGGCAGCACCGAATCGCTGATCACGCTGAGCACCCGCGCCGACGGTGAACGACGTCCCGGCTGGGTTGGCTTGCCGCTCAACGGGGTCGAGACCCGGCTGGTGCACGAGGACGGTTCGGTCGCACCCCACGACGGCGAGACCATCGGCAGCCTTCACCTCAAGGCCCCGACGGTGTTCGAGGGCTACCTCAACCGGCCCGATGCCACCGCAGAGGCGTTCGATCCAGAGGGGTGGTACCGCACCGGGGACGCCGCCGTCGTCGACGGCGACGGCATGCACCGCATCGTCGGGCGGGAATCGGTGGACCTGATCAAGTCCGGCGGCTTTCGGGTCGGCGCCGGTGAGGTCGAGACGGTGCTGCTCGGTCATCCGGGCGTCGAGGAGGTCGCGGTGGTGGGCCTGCCCGACACCGATCTCGGCCAGCGGATCGTCGCATTCGTCGTCGGCGACGCCAACCCCGACGACCTCATCGCCTTTGTCGCCGAACAACTTTCGGTGCACAAGCGGCCGCGGGAAGTGCGGTTGGTCGACTCGCTGCCGCGCAACGCGATGGGCAAAGTCGTCAAGAAGGAGCTGATGAAGTGACGCTGCGGTTCAGCGAAGTCTGCATCGACGCCCACGACATCCATGCGCTCTCCGCGTGGTGGTCGACGGTGCTGGGCTGGCCCGCCGAGCCGACCGAGGACGGCGACGTGGCCCTGCGCGCCCCCGCCGGCGCCGGGCCCGACTGGCTGTTCCTGACCGTGCCCGACGACAAGGTGATCAAGAACCGCATCCACTTCGACTTCACGCCCGACGATCAGCAGGCCGAGGTCGACCGGGTGCTCGGGCTCGGAGCGCGCCACGTGGACATCGGCCAGGGCGAGCAGAGCTGGGTGGTGCTGGCCGATCCCGAGGGCAACGAGTTCTGCATCCTGTCGGCGAAGTAGCGCTCACCACCCAGGTTTCTAGCGCCGAAAGGCCGCGGCGATCTCGGCAACCCGCGGATCCGCCCGGAGCTCCTCGAGGGTCTCAGCCAGCGGCAGCCGCCAGTTCGGGTATTCGTCGATTGTGCCCGGAAGGTTCGGCTGCCGAACCTCGCCGATGACGTCGTACGGCGAGATCAACTTCAGCCGGCTCGGCGTCGACGCCAGAAAACGGTGCATCGCAAGGATGATCGACGCTTCGTCGGGTTCACCGTCGGCCAGCAGCCCTTCGCTGCGCAGCAATGCAACCCATTCCGCGCGCTCGGTGGCGGCGTTCGCTTCTTCGGCCGGGACGTCGTCGAGCAGGCCCAGGTCGGCGCGGGCGCGCACATGCTCGCCGCGGAGAAACCCTGCGGCAGTGGGCAGGTCATGGGTGGACAGGCTGGCCGCCGCACGTTCCGGCCACGCCGCCGAAGGGAGCAGCGGCTGGTCCGGGTCGGCCTCGTCGCGGGTGAACCACGAGACCGCCGAGCCGAGCATGCCGTTGGCGGCCAACGCCTCGGTGACCTCCGGTTCGACGGTGCCCAGGTCTTCACCGACGACGACCGCGCCGGCCCGGTGCGCCTCCAGGGCGAGAACCGCGAGCATGACGTCGGCGTCGTAGTGCACGTAGGTGCCGCGATCCGGGGTGTCGCCGGGCGGTATCCACCACAGCCGCCACAGACCGGCCACATGGTCGATGCGCAGACCATCCGCGTGAGACAGGATGGCGCGCAACATGTCCCGCAATCCCACGTATCCGGTGGCGGCCAGGCGGTCGGGACGCCACGGTGGGAGGCCCCAATCCTGACCGCGAGGGGTGAAGTTGTCCGGCGGCGCGCCGACGCTCACGCCGGCGGCGAGCACATCAGCCAGCGCCCACGCGTCCGCGCCGTCGGCGTCCACCCCGACGGGCAGGTCGTGCAGCACGCCGAGGGCCATGCCTGCGGTTCGTCCGGCCGCGCGTATCGCGGCCAACTGCTCGGCGCACTGCTGCTGCACCCAGGCGTGAAAGTCGACTCGCGACGCCAATTCCCGACGGGCAGCCAGGACGGCGGAACCCGTCACATCGCGCAGCAGGGCGGGCCACCGGCTCCACCGTCCGCCATGCCGCTCAGCGAGCGCGCAGTAGGTCGCCCAGTCGGTCAACCCCTCCGTGCCCGGGGATCCATCGAGCGGAGTGGGCCGGCCCACCGCGCGCCAGAGTGCTTCCAGCGCAGAGCGTTTGGCCGCCCACACCAGATCGTGATCGATGCGCTCGGTGCTTGCCGAGACGCGCAGCGCGTCCACCTCCGCGCGGGTGCCGGGGTCGGCTTGGTGATACGCCTCGAGATCCTCGATGCGCAGCGCCAGGGGATTGGAGAACCGCCGGCTCGACGGCGTGTACGGGGAGGGTTGCACCGGATGCGTCGGGCCCGGTGCGTGCAGCGGATTGAGCAGCACCGCGCCGGCACCGTGCTCGGCGACCGTCCACTCCAGGAACTCCCGCAGATCGCCGAAATCACCGATACCCCAGGATCGCTGTGAACGCAGGGCATACAACTGCAGCATCCAGCCCCACGTGTCGGGCGTCCGCGGCACCTGCGCGGGCGCGGCCACCAGCGTCACCTGCTGGCCGTCGTGGGTGTGCAGCCGGTACCAGCCCGGTGCGAGATCGCCGGGCAGCTCGTCGCTGACCGCGATGCGGCTGCCGTCCTCACCGACCAGCAGTTCGGCGCCGGGCACCGAGTGCGGGGCGCCGGTCAGCCGGACAGCGATCGTCGGGGCCAGTCGCCCTGCGCGTCGGAGCTCGGCGAGCGCGGAAAATTCGGCGCGCCGGGCGGCCTCGGTGGTCGCGTCTACGTCGAGTAACCCCAGAACCCGGATCACCACGTCGGCGTCGACCTCGACCGGCTCCCGTCGCTCGTTGCGATAGGAGGTTGCCACGCCATGGGCCGCGGCCAACTGCCGCAAGTCATCCGGAAACACGCTGCTCCTATACCCGAGCAGTCGTCTTTCACACCCGGAGCTAGTTGGCGTGCAAAGGCCCGCCTAATTCGCGTGCAAAGCCTCGTTCAGCGCGATGCCCTTGCCGTCGCGGGCGACCACCTCGACGGCGCCGGTCACCGAATTGCGGCGGAACAGAAGGTTGTTCGCGCCCGACAGTTCGCGGGCCTTGACCGTCGTGCCGTCCGGGGTGGTGACCTTGGTGCCCGCGGTCACGTACAGGCCGGCCTCGATGATGCAGTCGTCGCCCAGCGAGATGCCCAGGCCGGCGTTCGCGCCCAATAGGCAGCGCTTGCCCACGGAGATCACCTGCGTGCCACCGCCGGACAACGTGCCCATGATCGAGGCGCCGCCACCGATGTCGGAGCCGTCGTCGACGACCACACCCGCCGAGATGCGGCCCTCGACCATCGACGCACCGAGTGTGCCCGCATTGAAGTTCACGAAGCCTTCATGCATCACGGTGGTGCCCGGCGCCAGGTGCGCACCGAGGCGCACCCGGTCGGCGTCGGCGATGCGCACTCCGGTCGGCAGCACATAGTCGACCATCCGGGGGAACTTGTCCACGCCGTAGACCGCCACGTGACCTCGGCTGCGCAGCCGCAGCCGGACGTCTTCGAAGCCCTCGATCTGGCACGGCCCGAAGTTGGTCCACACCACGTTGGTGAGCACACCGAAGATGCCGTCCAGGTTCAGGCCGTGCGGCTCGACCAGCCGGTGCGACAGCAGGTGCAGCCGCAGGTAGGCGTCATAGGTGTCGAGCGGCTTGTCGGCCAGGTCCGCGATCACCGTGCGCACCACGATCGTCTCCACGCCGCGGGCCTGATCGGGGCCTGCGGCGGCTGCCAGATCGTCGGGCACTTCGGCAACGGAGAGCCGGGTGCTGCCCGACGGGCTGTACGCGCCCAGTTCCGGGTCCGGGAACCAGGTGTCGAGGACGGTCCCGTCCTCGGTGATGGTGGCCAATCCGACGCCAGCAGCAGAAGTCACGGTGCTCCACCGTAATGCATCGCGCTGCCCGCTAGCCTGGTCAGTTGTGTTGGATCTACACGCTGACCCGATCGCGCTGACCGCCGCGCTCGTCGATATCCCGAGTGTGTCGCGTGACGAGGCGCGGATCGCCGGCGAGGTCGAATCGGCGCTGCGCGCGCAGACGTCCGGCTACGAGATCATTCGCAACGGGGACGCGGTGCTGGCCCGCACGAACTTCGGTCTGCCGTCGCGGGTGGTGCTGGCCGGTCACCTCGACACGGTCCCGATCGCCGACAACGTGCCGTCGCGGTTCGACGCCGACCACTTGTACGGGTGCGGCACCTCGGACATGAAGTCCGGTGATGCGGTGTTCCTGCATCTGGCCGCCACCATCGCCGAACCGGCCCACGACATCACCCTGATCTTCTACGACTGCGAAGAGATCGAAGCCTCGGCCAATGGATTGAATCGGATCCAGCGCGAGCTTCCGGACTGGCTGACCGCGGACGTCGCGATCCTGGGTGAACCGTCCGGCGGCTACATCGAGGCGGGCTGTCAGGGCACTTTGCGGGTGGTCGTCTCGGCGACCGGTACGCGGGCGCACTCGGCGCGATCCTGGTTGGGCGACAACGCGATTCACAAGCTCGGCCCGGTACTCGACCGACTGTCCAATTATCAGGCCCGGATGGTCGACATCGACGGTTGTACGTACCGCGAAGGACTCTCGGCGGTGAAGATCGACGGCGGCGTGGCCGGCAACGTGATCCCCGACGCCGCCGCGCTGACCGTGAACTTCCGGTTCGCGCCGGACCGTACGCCGGAGAACGCACTGGCCCACGTGCGGGACGTGTTCGACGGTCTCGACGTACATCTGGAACAGACTGATGCGGCCGCCGGTGCGCTCCCCGGGCTGAGTCACCCCGCGGCGGCGGCGCTGGTGGCGGCCGCCGACGGGATGGTGCGTGCCAAGTTCGGCTGGACCGACGTCGCCCGGTTCGCCGCACTGGGCATTCCCGCCGTGAACTACGGACCGGGCGACCCGAATCTGGCGCACAAACGCGACGAACGGGTGGCGCTGGCCCAGATCACCGCCGTCACCGAGACGTTGCGGCGCTACCTCACCGGGTGAACGCGCAGTCCACCGTCTCCGCCAGTTTCGCGATCGCCCCGGCGGCCTGCGCATCGCCAAGCCGTGCCGCCTCGTTCCACGCCCACACCGCGACCCCCAACTGGCCGCTGCGCTCGGCGCCGCGGGCCGCCTCGCGTGCCGCATCGATCGCGGCGTGGGTGCCGTCGCCGACCGTGGCCAGCTGCCATGCCCGCGCCACACCCAGCTCGGGGGCGAATAACGCTGATTTGGTGCCGTGCCGGGAGTCGGCCCGGCTCAGCGCCTTCGCCGAATCGGCGATCTCGCCTTGCTGGGCCAGCGCGGTGGCCAGGTACATCAGCGACAGCGGCCCCCACGAGTAGCCGGTGCGCTCCAGTGTCGCCGCGGCTGGGCCGAGCAGTCGCGCCGCGCCGGCGGGGTCGCCCCGCGCGATCAACACCTGCGCCAGCAACACGTCACCGATCGCGCGACCCGGCTGGGCCAGCTCGGCGAAGTCGGTGAACTCACCCGCGGCGTCGAGCGCGGCGTCGGGCCGCCCGGTCATCAACAGCGTGGTGGTCTGCGCCAGGCCGACGGTGAACCGCAGCAGGCCGGGATGTTCGGCATCCAAGGCCCGCTCCACCAGTGCGTCCACCTGATCGAACCGGCCCATCCGTGCCGAGCACAACGCCGAGGCGCTGGCCGCCCACGCCACCGCCATGTCCTCGGCCTCCGGGGCCGCCAGCACGCCTGCCGCGATCTCCAGTGCGCGCGCCACATTGCCGGCGTTCATCGCAAAGGTCGCCGACAACGCCTCCAGCGTCAGCCTGGCCGCCGGCGTGCTGACCTGCTTGCGGATGTTCTGCAGAAACGCGGTGGCGCGCTCGGGTTCGGACAGCATCCAGAACTGGTTGGCCGCCCGCGGCAACGCCCAGGCCATCACTTCGTCCTCGGTGAGTGCGGCCGCATCGACCTCGGCGAGCACCGAATCCGCTTCCCGGCCGCGGCCCTGCCAGGCCAGCGCGTAGCTGAGCGCGAGCCGCGCGTCGAAGCGTTCGGACCGCGCCAGGGCCGCCCCGGCGAGCCGTTCACTCAGGGTCAGATCGCCGAGCCGCAGTGCCTGCTGTGCCGCCGCCACCACGTCATCGACGGGCTCGGGGGAGTCGCTGTCCAGTGCGAGCGCTGCGCGGCCGAGGCGATCACAGAGGTGGCGGTGGGGCTGGGCGGCGAGCTGGGCCAGGATCTCGGTCCGCAACCGCCTGGTGTCGGCCGGGTCGGCGTCCTGGGCCATCCGCTCGACGAACAGCGGATGACCGGCATACACCGTCTCGCCGAATAGCTCTGCAGCACCGGCTGTTTCGGCCTGTGCGACGGCGTCCTCGCCGGCGAGTGCGGCAAGGTCGTCGCGTGACAGCGGTTCATGCACGGCCAGGTAGCTCAGTGCGGTGCGGGCCCCGGCCGGTAGCTCGGCTACATACGCATCGACCAGACCGTCCAGTGACGTTGCCGCCGAACGGGTCTGCAGGTGCAACCGCAGTTCCAGCGGATTGCCGCCGGTGCGGCGGTACTCGTCGCCCAGGGGCTGGCCCAACGCAGCCAGCACGGCGCCGGTTTCGTCCTGATCGAGCGGGCCGACCTCGAGCGTGGTCAGCAGCCCGTCGTCGGCCAGCGCGGTCACCGCCGACGGCAGCGTCGCGCCCGCCCGGACCGTGACG
This is a stretch of genomic DNA from Mycobacterium sp. ELW1. It encodes these proteins:
- the dapE gene encoding succinyl-diaminopimelate desuccinylase, which translates into the protein MLDLHADPIALTAALVDIPSVSRDEARIAGEVESALRAQTSGYEIIRNGDAVLARTNFGLPSRVVLAGHLDTVPIADNVPSRFDADHLYGCGTSDMKSGDAVFLHLAATIAEPAHDITLIFYDCEEIEASANGLNRIQRELPDWLTADVAILGEPSGGYIEAGCQGTLRVVVSATGTRAHSARSWLGDNAIHKLGPVLDRLSNYQARMVDIDGCTYREGLSAVKIDGGVAGNVIPDAAALTVNFRFAPDRTPENALAHVRDVFDGLDVHLEQTDAAAGALPGLSHPAAAALVAAADGMVRAKFGWTDVARFAALGIPAVNYGPGDPNLAHKRDERVALAQITAVTETLRRYLTG
- a CDS encoding ATP-binding protein — translated: MPNRWPLVPRQSCDRAIELLDSHRGLALVGADGVGKTTLAGQIAERLGEATPVRVKATATQAAVPFGAFGPLVEVHEVGKPAALIHSALESLLSQADSTLIIVDDAQLLDPLSASLVYQLARHASARLIVTVRAGATLPSAVTALADDGLLTTLEVGPLDQDETGAVLAALGQPLGDEYRRTGGNPLELRLHLQTRSAATSLDGLVDAYVAELPAGARTALSYLAVHEPLSRDDLAALAGEDAVAQAETAGAAELFGETVYAGHPLFVERMAQDADPADTRRLRTEILAQLAAQPHRHLCDRLGRAALALDSDSPEPVDDVVAAAQQALRLGDLTLSERLAGAALARSERFDARLALSYALAWQGRGREADSVLAEVDAAALTEDEVMAWALPRAANQFWMLSEPERATAFLQNIRKQVSTPAARLTLEALSATFAMNAGNVARALEIAAGVLAAPEAEDMAVAWAASASALCSARMGRFDQVDALVERALDAEHPGLLRFTVGLAQTTTLLMTGRPDAALDAAGEFTDFAELAQPGRAIGDVLLAQVLIARGDPAGAARLLGPAAATLERTGYSWGPLSLMYLATALAQQGEIADSAKALSRADSRHGTKSALFAPELGVARAWQLATVGDGTHAAIDAAREAARGAERSGQLGVAVWAWNEAARLGDAQAAGAIAKLAETVDCAFTR
- the dapD gene encoding 2,3,4,5-tetrahydropyridine-2,6-dicarboxylate N-succinyltransferase — encoded protein: MTSAAGVGLATITEDGTVLDTWFPDPELGAYSPSGSTRLSVAEVPDDLAAAAGPDQARGVETIVVRTVIADLADKPLDTYDAYLRLHLLSHRLVEPHGLNLDGIFGVLTNVVWTNFGPCQIEGFEDVRLRLRSRGHVAVYGVDKFPRMVDYVLPTGVRIADADRVRLGAHLAPGTTVMHEGFVNFNAGTLGASMVEGRISAGVVVDDGSDIGGGASIMGTLSGGGTQVISVGKRCLLGANAGLGISLGDDCIIEAGLYVTAGTKVTTPDGTTVKARELSGANNLLFRRNSVTGAVEVVARDGKGIALNEALHAN
- a CDS encoding acyl-CoA synthetase, which codes for MLLASLNPATVAAGADIGDAVRIDGAVLSRSDLVGAATSVAERIGGARQVAVLATPTPATVLAVTGCLIAGVPFVPVPADVGVAERAHILTDSGAQAWLGELPADLGGLPHVPVRMHARSWHRYAEPAPSSTAMVMYTSGTTGLPKGVLISRRAIAAQIDALVQAWQWTPDDTLVHGLPLFHVHGLILGLLGSLRVGNRFVHTGKPTPAGYATAGGSLYFGVPTVWSRVVADTGAATALASARLLVSGSAALPVPVFTRLTELTGQPPVERYGSTESLITLSTRADGERRPGWVGLPLNGVETRLVHEDGSVAPHDGETIGSLHLKAPTVFEGYLNRPDATAEAFDPEGWYRTGDAAVVDGDGMHRIVGRESVDLIKSGGFRVGAGEVETVLLGHPGVEEVAVVGLPDTDLGQRIVAFVVGDANPDDLIAFVAEQLSVHKRPREVRLVDSLPRNAMGKVVKKELMK
- a CDS encoding VOC family protein, with the protein product MTLRFSEVCIDAHDIHALSAWWSTVLGWPAEPTEDGDVALRAPAGAGPDWLFLTVPDDKVIKNRIHFDFTPDDQQAEVDRVLGLGARHVDIGQGEQSWVVLADPEGNEFCILSAK
- a CDS encoding 4-alpha-glucanotransferase yields the protein MFPDDLRQLAAAHGVATSYRNERREPVEVDADVVIRVLGLLDVDATTEAARRAEFSALAELRRAGRLAPTIAVRLTGAPHSVPGAELLVGEDGSRIAVSDELPGDLAPGWYRLHTHDGQQVTLVAAPAQVPRTPDTWGWMLQLYALRSQRSWGIGDFGDLREFLEWTVAEHGAGAVLLNPLHAPGPTHPVQPSPYTPSSRRFSNPLALRIEDLEAYHQADPGTRAEVDALRVSASTERIDHDLVWAAKRSALEALWRAVGRPTPLDGSPGTEGLTDWATYCALAERHGGRWSRWPALLRDVTGSAVLAARRELASRVDFHAWVQQQCAEQLAAIRAAGRTAGMALGVLHDLPVGVDADGADAWALADVLAAGVSVGAPPDNFTPRGQDWGLPPWRPDRLAATGYVGLRDMLRAILSHADGLRIDHVAGLWRLWWIPPGDTPDRGTYVHYDADVMLAVLALEAHRAGAVVVGEDLGTVEPEVTEALAANGMLGSAVSWFTRDEADPDQPLLPSAAWPERAAASLSTHDLPTAAGFLRGEHVRARADLGLLDDVPAEEANAATERAEWVALLRSEGLLADGEPDEASIILAMHRFLASTPSRLKLISPYDVIGEVRQPNLPGTIDEYPNWRLPLAETLEELRADPRVAEIAAAFRR